One Borreliella spielmanii DNA window includes the following coding sequences:
- the bdr gene encoding Bdr family repetitive protein — MSNLSYNAVKIENIRLEFLNKGFSEEAIDFVLLQNDNYNFEVLKERMNSLEQQIINVEKNFQKDISSLDAKIDSVKNELNAKIDSVKNELNAKIDSVKNELNAKIDSVNTKIDNVKNELNAKIDSVNTKIDSVEKTLQKDISSLKNELNASNRTIQVMLIAGITLAPIIYSIFNKYFFN; from the coding sequence ATGAGTAATTTATCCTACAATGCTGTTAAAATAGAAAATATAAGGTTGGAATTTTTAAATAAAGGGTTTAGCGAAGAGGCAATAGATTTTGTTTTATTGCAGAACGATAATTACAACTTTGAAGTTTTAAAAGAGAGAATGAATTCTTTAGAACAACAAATAATCAATGTGGAAAAGAACTTTCAAAAAGATATATCTAGCTTAGATGCGAAAATAGATAGTGTAAAAAACGAACTTAATGCAAAAATAGATAGTGTAAAAAACGAACTTAATGCAAAAATAGATAGTGTAAAAAACGAACTTAATGCAAAAATAGACAGTGTAAATACTAAAATAGACAACGTAAAAAACGAACTTAATGCAAAAATAGATAGTGTAAATACTAAAATAGATAGTGTAGAAAAAACCTTGCAAAAGGATATATCCAGTTTAAAAAATGAACTTAATGCAAGTAATAGAACAATACAAGTAATGCTAATAGCAGGAATAACACTTGCTCCAATTATTTACTCTATATTTAATAAGTATTTTTTCAATTGA
- a CDS encoding chromosome replication/partitioning protein — MDIKVNKRDLSDNENYIIADSALNHYNSLKEKLKINSKKEIYCKLETLKILKEIKDNEYYKLDGYKSFEAFSKDYRLARAQVYNYLKIANAIEDGIIQEEFLIKNGILETLIILRNKESKTIKKSKQNPIKPLRFQLKKQESYDFYKNNAKFTAFILEELLENQKDLIKKLLKKYKELKG, encoded by the coding sequence TTGGATATTAAGGTTAATAAAAGAGATCTAAGCGATAATGAAAATTATATTATTGCTGATAGTGCATTAAATCATTATAATTCTTTAAAAGAAAAATTAAAAATTAATTCTAAAAAAGAAATCTATTGTAAGTTAGAAACTTTAAAAATTTTAAAAGAAATTAAAGATAATGAATATTATAAACTTGATGGATATAAAAGTTTTGAAGCTTTTTCTAAAGATTATAGACTTGCAAGAGCACAGGTCTATAATTATTTAAAAATTGCTAATGCAATAGAAGATGGGATTATACAAGAAGAATTTCTAATAAAAAATGGCATACTAGAAACGTTAATTATATTAAGAAATAAAGAAAGCAAAACAATAAAAAAGTCAAAACAAAACCCTATAAAACCCTTAAGATTTCAGCTTAAAAAACAAGAAAGCTATGATTTTTACAAAAATAATGCCAAATTTACAGCGTTTATTTTGGAAGAACTTCTTGAAAATCAAAAGGATTTAATTAAGAAACTTTTAAAGAAATATAAAGAATTAAAAGGATAA
- a CDS encoding ParA family protein, with product MDTKKPKIITIASIKGGVGKSTSAIILATLLAKDNKVLLIDMDTQASVTSYFYEKIEKLGINFTKYNIYEILKENVDIDSTILNIDNNLDLIPSYLTLHNFSEDKIEYKDFLLKTSLGTLHNIYDYIVIDTNPSLDVTLKNALFCSDYIIIPMTAEKWAVESLDLFNFFVRKLNLFLPIFLIITRFKKNRTHKTLFKMLKTRDRFLGIISEREDLNRRIAENNNFDLNKDYIKEYENILEIFFQKI from the coding sequence ATGGATACTAAAAAACCTAAAATAATAACAATTGCGTCAATTAAGGGCGGCGTTGGCAAAAGCACAAGTGCTATTATATTAGCAACATTACTTGCAAAAGATAATAAAGTTCTTTTAATTGATATGGATACTCAAGCATCAGTTACTAGTTATTTTTACGAAAAAATAGAAAAACTAGGTATTAATTTTACCAAATATAATATTTATGAAATTTTGAAAGAAAATGTAGACATCGATAGTACTATTCTAAATATAGATAATAATCTTGATCTTATACCTAGCTATCTTACGCTACATAATTTTAGCGAAGATAAAATCGAGTATAAAGATTTTTTGTTAAAAACTAGTTTGGGAACTTTGCATAATATATATGACTATATAGTCATCGATACAAATCCTAGTTTAGATGTTACGTTAAAAAATGCACTTTTCTGTAGTGATTATATAATAATTCCAATGACGGCTGAAAAGTGGGCGGTAGAAAGTTTAGATTTATTTAATTTTTTTGTAAGAAAATTAAATTTATTTTTACCTATATTTTTAATAATAACAAGATTTAAAAAAAATAGAACACACAAAACATTGTTTAAAATGTTAAAAACAAGAGATAGATTTTTAGGAATAATATCTGAAAGAGAGGACCTAAATAGACGAATAGCAGAAAATAATAATTTTGATTTAAATAAAGATTATATAAAAGAATATGAAAATATTTTAGAAATTTTTTTTCAAAAAATATAA
- a CDS encoding DUF226 domain-containing protein has translation MESAPETIKKGKCKVECQNKERFILIEKENGKAMYHTKIMMDVYKFGVYEKKNEFRVSLRALFNGERIVEETHLYPIKEGDKFIGIFYGFRKPIKKAIIKYQLNGNRKSYGFARAYYMEVRFKAGSVFFYFKGLYRLLDKQRMNNHYNKILFSMFTDLEKQVYEFYGKKYPEQGPLTKWILKNLK, from the coding sequence ATGGAAAGTGCACCAGAAACTATTAAAAAAGGAAAATGTAAAGTAGAATGCCAAAATAAAGAAAGATTTATTTTGATCGAAAAAGAAAATGGTAAAGCCATGTACCATACCAAAATAATGATGGACGTTTATAAATTTGGAGTTTATGAGAAAAAAAATGAATTTCGAGTGTCATTAAGGGCATTGTTTAATGGAGAAAGAATTGTTGAAGAAACACATTTATACCCTATTAAAGAAGGTGACAAATTTATTGGAATTTTTTACGGGTTTAGAAAACCTATAAAAAAGGCTATTATAAAGTATCAATTAAATGGGAATAGAAAATCTTACGGATTTGCAAGAGCATATTATATGGAAGTTAGATTTAAAGCAGGCAGTGTTTTTTTCTACTTTAAGGGATTATACCGCTTGCTAGATAAACAACGGATGAATAACCACTACAATAAAATATTATTTAGTATGTTTACAGATTTAGAAAAACAAGTATATGAATTTTATGGGAAAAAATACCCAGAACAAGGACCGTTAACGAAATGGATACTAAAAAACCTAAAATAA